The proteins below come from a single Campylobacter sp. CCUG 57310 genomic window:
- the ftsH gene encoding ATP-dependent zinc metalloprotease FtsH codes for MNNKRFNDDRNLNNNNGGNNFFNKNPIFIFAIFAIVIILVFRSFTGGMDMGTSSLGGAATTKNVSYSDLKEMIKNKQVSQVGIAETSIKAVANMGDGKAVYIAKRVSDPTLVPLLEENKIPYGAYSETNWFSELLFSWVLPIFIFFGIWMFLASRMQKNMGGGILGMGSSKKLVNSEKPKVKFTDVAGVEEAKDEVKEIVDFLKHPDRYINLGAKIPKGVLLVGPPGTGKTLLAKAVAGEADVPFFSVSGSSFIEMFVGVGASRVRDLFENAKKEAPAIVFIDEIDAIGKSRAASGMIGGNDEREQTLNQLLAEMDGFSSDASPVIVLAATNRPEVLDAALLRPGRFDRQVLVDKPDFKGRIDILRVHMKDIKLDSKADIEEIARMTAGLAGADLANIINEAALLAGRKEKNYVEQKDLVEAVERAIAGLEKKSRRINPKEKRIVAYHESGHALISETTKGADKVTKVSIIPRGLAALGYTLNTPEENKFMMQRHELIARVDVLLAGRAAEEVFIKEISTGAGNDLERATDILKAMVSMYGMSEVAGLMVLEKQRNTFLTGGQSIKDYSDKMAEKVDEFVKSTLENRYKEVLDTLRLYEGAIEKMVEALYEEETIEGARVRLIIEEYEKEKGLPTRLVNLQEAKEEEHKANSKE; via the coding sequence ATGAATAATAAAAGATTTAATGACGATAGAAATTTAAACAATAACAATGGCGGAAATAATTTTTTCAATAAAAATCCGATTTTTATTTTTGCCATTTTTGCAATTGTTATAATTTTGGTTTTTAGAAGTTTTACAGGTGGTATGGATATGGGTACGAGCTCTCTTGGAGGCGCGGCAACGACGAAAAACGTATCATATTCTGATCTAAAAGAGATGATAAAAAACAAGCAAGTATCTCAAGTAGGAATCGCTGAAACTTCTATTAAGGCTGTGGCTAATATGGGTGACGGCAAAGCCGTTTATATAGCAAAAAGAGTAAGCGATCCTACATTGGTTCCTCTTCTTGAGGAAAATAAAATTCCTTACGGCGCATATAGCGAAACAAATTGGTTTAGCGAACTGCTGTTTTCGTGGGTGCTTCCTATATTTATATTTTTTGGAATTTGGATGTTTCTTGCAAGTAGAATGCAAAAAAATATGGGCGGAGGCATACTTGGAATGGGAAGCTCTAAAAAGCTTGTAAATTCCGAAAAACCAAAGGTTAAATTTACCGACGTCGCAGGTGTTGAGGAGGCTAAAGATGAGGTTAAGGAGATTGTTGATTTCTTAAAGCATCCCGATAGATATATAAATTTAGGAGCTAAAATTCCAAAAGGCGTGCTTTTGGTTGGACCTCCAGGCACCGGTAAAACTCTTTTAGCAAAAGCGGTTGCAGGAGAGGCTGATGTGCCGTTTTTCTCGGTATCAGGATCTAGTTTTATAGAGATGTTTGTGGGTGTTGGCGCAAGTCGCGTTAGGGATCTTTTTGAAAATGCTAAAAAAGAAGCGCCTGCTATAGTTTTTATAGACGAGATAGACGCTATAGGCAAAAGCCGTGCGGCAAGCGGAATGATAGGCGGAAACGATGAGAGAGAACAGACTCTAAACCAGCTTTTAGCCGAGATGGACGGCTTTAGCTCGGACGCTTCGCCTGTTATAGTTTTGGCTGCGACAAACCGCCCTGAAGTGCTTGATGCTGCACTTTTAAGACCGGGAAGATTTGACAGGCAAGTGCTTGTAGACAAGCCTGATTTTAAGGGTAGAATTGATATTTTACGTGTTCACATGAAGGATATTAAGCTTGATTCAAAAGCCGATATTGAAGAGATTGCTCGTATGACGGCAGGTCTTGCGGGAGCGGATCTAGCAAATATCATAAATGAAGCCGCACTTCTGGCGGGAAGAAAAGAGAAAAATTACGTAGAGCAAAAAGATCTGGTTGAAGCCGTAGAAAGAGCCATAGCCGGACTTGAGAAGAAATCAAGACGTATAAATCCAAAAGAAAAGCGTATAGTTGCGTATCATGAAAGCGGTCATGCGCTGATTTCAGAAACCACTAAAGGTGCCGATAAAGTAACGAAAGTTTCTATCATACCTCGCGGACTTGCCGCTCTTGGGTACACTCTAAATACTCCTGAAGAGAATAAATTTATGATGCAGCGTCATGAGTTAATCGCTCGTGTTGATGTGCTTTTAGCAGGCAGGGCGGCTGAAGAGGTGTTTATCAAAGAAATTTCAACTGGTGCGGGAAATGATCTAGAAAGAGCAACCGATATACTAAAAGCTATGGTTTCGATGTATGGCATGAGTGAAGTTGCGGGTCTTATGGTGCTTGAAAAACAAAGAAATACATTCTTAACTGGTGGTCAGAGCATAAAAGACTATAGCGATAAGATGGCTGAAAAGGTCGATGAATTCGTTAAGAGCACTCTTGAAAACAGATACAAAGAGGTTCTTGATACTCTTAGGCTTTATGAAGGTGCGATAGAAAAGATGGTTGAAGCGCTTTATGAGGAAGAGACCATTGAGGGTGCTAGGGTTAGATTGATTATAGAAGAGTATGAGAAGGAAAAAGGCTTACCTACTCGTCTTGTAAATTTACAAGAGGCTAAAGAGGAAGAGCATAAGGCAAATTCCAAAGAATAG
- a CDS encoding phosphatidylserine decarboxylase has translation MQSTKIIAKEGYKYLLIFGILFLIAIVFGEFEWLFFVILLIILFLFREPNSAISSNDEFAILSPIDGKIISIEKISYFDTECTQIVICKTIFGAGAIKAPCDMNLVEFKQRHGLFLCSFMKAANFLNERALYIAVKSKNKIALRLISGAMSRNLYAEKFDSIKAGEKFGFMSDGKVALILPANTRISVVVGERLKASSLIGFFNYEGKR, from the coding sequence ATGCAAAGTACGAAAATAATCGCTAAAGAGGGCTATAAATATCTGCTAATTTTTGGGATTTTATTTCTCATAGCGATTGTTTTTGGTGAATTTGAGTGGCTGTTTTTTGTTATTTTGCTAATTATTTTATTTTTATTCAGAGAGCCAAATAGTGCTATAAGCAGCAATGATGAATTTGCTATCTTAAGCCCTATAGACGGCAAGATAATAAGCATAGAGAAAATTTCATATTTTGATACCGAATGCACACAGATAGTGATTTGCAAGACTATCTTTGGTGCAGGAGCCATAAAAGCTCCTTGCGATATGAATTTGGTGGAATTTAAGCAAAGGCATGGGCTTTTTTTGTGTAGCTTTATGAAAGCTGCAAATTTCTTAAACGAAAGAGCTCTTTATATAGCCGTAAAAAGTAAAAATAAAATAGCTTTAAGGCTTATTAGCGGTGCTATGAGCAGGAATTTATACGCTGAAAAATTTGATAGTATCAAAGCGGGTGAAAAATTTGGCTTTATGAGCGACGGGAAAGTGGCACTTATACTGCCTGCAAATACGCGTATAAGCGTAGTTGTGGGAGAGCGCTTGAAGGCTTCAAGTCTAATAGGATTTTTTAACTATGAGGGTAAGAGATGA
- the pssA gene encoding CDP-diacylglycerol--serine O-phosphatidyltransferase, translating into MGGDKLKLMYIFPNLFTAASAFLGVISIIASVNGQYFKAISYIVLSLILDGLDGRVARLTKTTSKFGVEFDSLADIVAFGVAPAMLFYFSVGQNFGRLGSLIAALFVVFGAIRLARFNVMTGSSEPSVFIGLPIPTAAIVSAFWVGLSLEYEFSANSKWFLLILQAVLAILMVSNIRYPSFKKLDLKKTNSLKILTLLIIVCSLLYIYPIEAPTALMSIYVFYGIVRFVYMFIIKNPKFKKESE; encoded by the coding sequence ATGGGCGGCGATAAACTTAAGCTTATGTATATATTTCCGAATTTATTTACGGCGGCTAGCGCATTTTTGGGTGTTATTAGCATAATTGCTTCTGTTAACGGACAGTATTTTAAGGCGATATCTTATATCGTTCTTTCTCTTATACTTGACGGACTTGACGGTCGCGTCGCTAGACTTACCAAGACTACTTCAAAATTCGGAGTAGAATTTGACAGCCTTGCCGATATAGTTGCCTTTGGTGTGGCTCCCGCTATGCTTTTTTATTTTTCGGTGGGTCAAAATTTCGGTCGATTAGGCTCTCTTATAGCGGCACTTTTTGTAGTGTTTGGCGCTATCAGGCTTGCTAGGTTTAACGTAATGACAGGCAGCTCCGAGCCTTCTGTTTTTATCGGACTTCCTATACCTACGGCTGCTATAGTTAGCGCATTTTGGGTCGGACTTAGTTTGGAGTATGAATTTAGTGCAAATTCAAAATGGTTTTTGCTTATTTTACAAGCTGTATTAGCAATCCTTATGGTAAGCAATATCCGCTACCCTAGCTTTAAAAAGCTTGATCTAAAAAAGACAAATTCTTTAAAAATTTTAACTCTACTCATAATAGTCTGTTCGCTTCTTTATATCTATCCTATCGAAGCTCCAACGGCGTTAATGAGTATTTATGTTTTTTATGGTATAGTTCGGTTTGTTTATATGTTTATCATAAAAAATCCAAAATTTAAAAAGGAGAGCGAATGA
- a CDS encoding 2-isopropylmalate synthase: MDNNKIIIFDTTLRDGEQSPGASMNTEEKLRIALQLERLGVDVMEAGFAAASPGDFDAITQIAKQASNIRICSLARAVERDIKAAGEAVAPANKKRIHTFIATSPIHMEYKLKMKPDEVIRRAVDAVKYAKTFCDDVEFSCEDAGRTDIVFMKEICDAVIEAGAGTINLPDTVGYRLPTEIGEMIKQMVEFVKARAVVSVHNHNDLGLATANSLAAIMAGARQVECTLNGLGERAGNASLEEIVMAIKTRHDIFAPLYTDIICKEIYPSSRMVASITGIEPQPNKAIVGKNAFAHESGIHQDGVLKHKETYEIISAESIGLERNSLVLGKHSGRHAFKDKLASLGFELNNDALNEAFDKFKELADKKKEVFDDDIRALVTSEFIKIPEIYEIVTLGQSNCNKGLASASVTIKFDNELISDAALGNGTVDAIFKVIDRISGINGLLKDYKVNAVSQGKDALASVVVKVEFDEQNAVIGHGLDIDTMMASAKAYVGALNSYVRIKNLNR, from the coding sequence ATGGATAATAATAAAATAATAATATTTGATACTACATTAAGAGACGGCGAGCAAAGCCCCGGAGCATCGATGAATACGGAAGAGAAGTTGCGTATAGCGCTTCAGCTAGAGCGTCTTGGAGTAGATGTTATGGAGGCTGGGTTTGCGGCGGCAAGTCCAGGGGATTTTGATGCTATAACCCAGATAGCAAAACAAGCTTCAAATATCAGAATTTGCTCTCTTGCAAGGGCTGTTGAGCGCGACATCAAGGCTGCCGGAGAGGCCGTAGCTCCTGCAAATAAAAAAAGAATTCACACCTTCATAGCAACAAGCCCGATACATATGGAATATAAGCTTAAAATGAAGCCCGATGAAGTTATAAGGCGTGCGGTGGATGCCGTAAAATACGCTAAAACGTTTTGTGATGATGTTGAGTTTAGTTGCGAGGATGCAGGCAGAACCGATATAGTATTTATGAAAGAAATTTGTGATGCCGTTATAGAAGCGGGCGCGGGAACTATAAATTTGCCCGATACCGTCGGATATAGGTTGCCTACGGAAATAGGCGAGATGATAAAGCAGATGGTTGAGTTTGTAAAAGCAAGAGCGGTCGTATCCGTGCATAACCATAACGACTTGGGGCTTGCTACTGCAAACTCGTTAGCTGCTATTATGGCTGGCGCAAGACAGGTAGAATGCACTCTAAACGGACTTGGAGAGCGTGCAGGAAATGCTAGCTTGGAGGAGATAGTAATGGCTATAAAGACGCGCCATGATATATTTGCACCGCTTTATACCGATATAATCTGCAAAGAAATTTATCCAAGCTCAAGAATGGTGGCAAGCATAACAGGCATAGAACCACAACCAAATAAGGCGATAGTGGGCAAAAATGCCTTTGCTCATGAAAGCGGCATACATCAAGACGGCGTGCTAAAACACAAAGAAACTTACGAGATCATAAGTGCCGAGAGTATCGGTCTTGAGCGAAATTCTCTTGTGCTTGGCAAGCATTCGGGTCGTCATGCGTTCAAAGATAAGCTTGCCAGTTTAGGATTTGAGCTTAATAACGATGCGTTAAACGAAGCGTTTGATAAATTTAAAGAGTTGGCCGATAAGAAAAAAGAAGTGTTTGATGATGATATCAGGGCTCTTGTTACCAGCGAATTTATTAAGATTCCTGAAATTTACGAGATCGTTACGCTTGGCCAAAGCAACTGTAACAAAGGTCTTGCAAGCGCGTCCGTAACGATAAAATTTGACAATGAGCTAATAAGTGACGCCGCACTTGGCAACGGAACCGTGGATGCGATATTTAAAGTGATTGACCGTATAAGCGGCATAAACGGACTTTTAAAAGATTATAAGGTAAATGCCGTAAGTCAAGGCAAAGACGCACTTGCAAGCGTAGTGGTTAAGGTCGAATTTGACGAGCAAAATGCAGTTATAGGACACGGACTTGATATAGACACTATGATGGCAAGCGCAAAGGCTTATGTGGGCGCACTAAACAGCTACGTAAGAATTAAAAATTTAAACAGATAA
- a CDS encoding vWA domain-containing protein, producing MKKFAFLLTVFLSAILSFAQEKPLDTDCKAPCANHLEMVLILDKSGSMSGLESDTIGGFNSMIDKQRELGLKTHVTTILFDTNFNVIHDRVDIKKIEKLTNKEYFASGNTALLDAVGSAINKIERVSDIYARDNRVLFVIITDGQENSSKEFSKSQIKQMITAKQSKYDWEFIFLGANIDAVSEAESIGIKGSNAVKYQNSSDGVRKNFEAAAEFSKDIMDNKKESSKWKEKVLEDKQR from the coding sequence ATGAAAAAATTTGCATTTTTACTAACTGTATTTTTGTCCGCCATTTTAAGTTTCGCTCAAGAAAAACCTCTTGATACAGACTGCAAAGCTCCTTGCGCAAATCATCTTGAGATGGTGCTTATCCTTGATAAATCAGGCTCCATGAGCGGGCTTGAGAGCGATACTATAGGCGGCTTTAACTCGATGATAGATAAGCAAAGAGAACTTGGTCTAAAAACTCATGTTACGACTATTTTATTTGATACGAATTTTAACGTTATCCATGATAGAGTCGATATAAAAAAGATAGAAAAGCTAACAAATAAAGAGTATTTCGCAAGCGGCAACACGGCCTTGCTTGACGCGGTAGGAAGTGCGATAAATAAGATCGAGCGCGTGAGCGACATATACGCAAGGGACAATAGAGTGCTTTTTGTGATCATCACCGACGGACAGGAGAACTCAAGCAAGGAATTTTCAAAATCTCAAATAAAGCAGATGATAACGGCAAAACAGAGCAAATATGACTGGGAATTTATATTTTTAGGTGCAAACATCGATGCGGTTAGCGAGGCGGAGAGTATCGGCATCAAGGGCTCAAATGCCGTAAAATATCAAAATTCAAGCGACGGAGTGAGGAAGAATTTTGAAGCGGCGGCTGAATTTTCAAAAGATATAATGGATAATAAAAAAGAGAGCTCAAAATGGAAGGAAAAAGTTTTAGAAGATAAACAAAGATAA
- a CDS encoding DUF1963 domain-containing protein yields the protein MFPASKLNFSSQIELPDYESDLIDSEKFYNEEIDEIYDMLYESYEENSNKILGHSNNIQDGMELECELVTNGLYCGDERAYESPKRFELEKNIPDWKLLLQIDSNEETDMMWCDYGKIYLWITKQNLKDKKFENSWLILQCD from the coding sequence ATTTTTCCCGCTTCAAAGCTTAATTTTTCCAGTCAAATCGAACTTCCCGATTATGAAAGCGACCTTATAGATAGCGAAAAATTTTACAACGAAGAAATAGATGAAATTTATGATATGCTCTATGAATCTTACGAAGAAAACAGCAATAAAATTCTAGGACACTCAAACAATATCCAAGACGGCATGGAGCTAGAATGCGAACTTGTAACAAACGGGCTATACTGCGGAGATGAAAGAGCGTATGAAAGCCCTAAAAGATTTGAACTTGAGAAAAACATCCCTGATTGGAAGTTGCTTTTGCAAATTGACAGCAACGAAGAAACCGATATGATGTGGTGTGATTACGGCAAAATTTATCTGTGGATTACAAAGCAAAATTTAAAAGATAAGAAATTTGAAAACAGCTGGCTGATTTTACAGTGCGACTGA
- a CDS encoding DUF1963 domain-containing protein — translation MLPNSGILCLFYDCIDMPWGYDPKDKYGKKVFYFDGNLNELERKQTPSKHRNFSRFKA, via the coding sequence ATACTTCCAAATTCGGGCATCTTGTGTCTGTTTTACGACTGTATTGATATGCCGTGGGGTTATGACCCAAAAGATAAATACGGCAAAAAAGTATTTTATTTTGACGGAAATTTAAATGAGCTAGAAAGAAAACAAACCCCCTCAAAACACAGAAATTTTTCCCGCTTCAAAGCTTAA
- a CDS encoding tetratricopeptide repeat protein codes for MAGDNVVILEEADPKSPSDEQKGASQEENLISLDELQDSSEETPSEDISPKKSRKKLFLFGAIGILLVIALVTTLFFATRDKKPEFDPSQLARDIEDRFEVQKFGASKIDDMIQKANILYEKGNKFEALKIYENVAIYNESLSNYNLGVSQMKQEKFAEAIESFKKAINNKENIAVSAINAAVSSLELNNTKSFEYYIDLANSFLQEEAGSPLYNYYYALIRYYKGEYIEALRALSYPTERHYKNKYDYLSAKILTHLGEDEEAIQKLENQKEFDANLALGMLYARNAQYDKARSKLNLALKNSDEINKIDTILALIDIKTGNYALGADGLKTVFAKDKLFIENTFPIKAILKSELFDVNLAQMHFRNDIFFDKTRRYEVLFYFAPYKVFDASQTINYIRKGGVSLFLDDASSASSYLSASGTISKVNLELSKAIASALNYKLKDANAHFATLISLYPEHSILHYNLALSYAQLGNFSLAAKHFITSYHLDPTNHLAGVFGAIANDINNENNAKLLQEISENLEHDGKIKEVNLYKALTELVTGNQNALIRWLEEDKEQNALNLAFDAIIAKISNRNNEFIAKSEVLKSKLPDDVIANILNFIAKFDDQNIKEYVKQIQIHFHTKNLNEAAFYHGANIIKEQYIKLLQISGLLNYEREKLKNLILNGNKDDTNLLQTLAYIDIFTNDFKESYGIYNRLIDEFKINDAGTLFMAAVAAIGSNNPQNAIALLELSKLTDPNSSDSRLALAYLYQEVGNIEAAAIQYNLIKSDKFRSKFFDFRIDYDRLR; via the coding sequence GTGGCTGGCGATAATGTCGTAATACTAGAAGAGGCCGATCCTAAAAGCCCAAGCGATGAGCAAAAAGGCGCAAGCCAAGAAGAAAACCTCATATCGCTTGATGAACTGCAAGATAGTAGCGAGGAAACACCAAGCGAAGATATCTCGCCAAAAAAGAGCAGGAAAAAGCTATTTTTATTTGGTGCAATCGGCATTTTGCTTGTAATCGCTCTAGTAACGACACTATTTTTTGCAACTAGAGATAAAAAGCCCGAATTTGATCCAAGCCAGCTTGCAAGAGATATCGAAGATCGTTTTGAAGTGCAGAAATTCGGGGCTTCAAAGATTGACGATATGATACAAAAAGCAAATATACTATATGAAAAAGGCAATAAATTTGAGGCTCTTAAAATTTATGAAAACGTAGCCATCTATAACGAATCGCTATCTAATTACAACTTAGGCGTTTCTCAGATGAAGCAGGAGAAATTCGCAGAAGCCATAGAGTCCTTTAAAAAAGCGATAAATAACAAAGAAAATATCGCAGTAAGTGCTATAAATGCCGCCGTAAGTTCACTTGAGCTAAATAACACGAAAAGCTTTGAATACTATATAGATCTAGCAAATTCGTTCCTGCAAGAAGAAGCGGGCTCACCTCTTTATAATTACTATTACGCCCTTATACGCTACTACAAAGGAGAGTATATCGAGGCTTTACGCGCTCTTTCTTATCCTACCGAGCGTCACTATAAAAACAAATACGACTACTTAAGCGCTAAAATTCTAACACATCTTGGAGAAGATGAAGAGGCGATACAAAAGCTGGAAAATCAAAAAGAATTTGACGCAAATTTGGCTCTTGGCATGCTCTATGCCAGAAACGCTCAGTACGATAAGGCTAGAAGCAAGCTAAATTTGGCCCTTAAAAATAGCGACGAAATAAATAAAATAGACACGATACTCGCTCTTATCGACATCAAAACGGGCAATTATGCCTTAGGAGCGGACGGCTTAAAGACGGTTTTTGCCAAAGACAAGCTATTTATCGAAAATACATTCCCTATAAAAGCGATCTTAAAATCCGAACTTTTTGACGTAAATTTGGCTCAAATGCACTTTAGAAACGATATATTTTTCGACAAGACAAGACGGTATGAAGTGCTGTTTTATTTCGCGCCTTATAAGGTTTTTGACGCGAGCCAAACGATAAACTACATAAGAAAGGGCGGAGTTAGCCTATTTCTTGATGACGCAAGCTCGGCAAGTAGCTATCTAAGTGCCAGCGGGACGATATCAAAAGTAAATTTAGAGCTTTCAAAGGCTATCGCAAGCGCATTAAACTACAAGCTAAAAGATGCCAATGCGCACTTTGCAACGCTAATATCGCTATATCCTGAGCATTCGATCTTGCATTACAATCTCGCCTTAAGCTATGCTCAGCTTGGCAACTTCTCGCTTGCGGCAAAGCACTTCATCACAAGCTATCATCTTGATCCTACAAATCACCTTGCAGGAGTCTTTGGCGCGATAGCAAACGATATAAATAACGAAAATAACGCAAAGCTGCTCCAAGAGATAAGCGAAAATTTAGAGCACGACGGCAAGATAAAAGAGGTAAATTTATATAAAGCCCTAACCGAACTTGTCACCGGAAATCAAAATGCGCTCATAAGGTGGCTCGAGGAAGACAAGGAGCAAAACGCTTTAAATTTGGCCTTTGATGCAATAATCGCTAAAATTTCAAATAGAAATAACGAATTTATAGCAAAAAGCGAGGTTTTAAAATCAAAATTGCCTGATGACGTCATCGCAAATATCTTAAATTTCATCGCCAAATTCGATGATCAAAATATCAAAGAGTACGTCAAGCAGATACAAATTCATTTCCACACCAAAAATCTAAACGAAGCGGCGTTTTATCACGGTGCAAACATCATTAAAGAGCAATACATAAAGCTACTGCAAATTTCAGGACTTTTAAATTACGAAAGAGAGAAGCTTAAAAATTTAATCCTAAACGGCAACAAAGATGATACAAATTTGCTTCAAACTCTTGCTTATATCGATATTTTTACAAATGATTTCAAAGAGAGCTACGGCATATACAACCGCTTGATAGACGAATTTAAGATAAATGACGCAGGCACGCTCTTTATGGCTGCGGTCGCGGCGATTGGCTCAAATAATCCGCAAAACGCAATAGCTCTTTTAGAGCTTTCAAAGCTAACCGATCCAAACTCATCAGATAGTCGCCTTGCGCTTGCTTATCTTTACCAAGAAGTAGGCAATATCGAAGCTGCGGCCATCCAATACAACCTTATAAAAAGCGATAAATTCCGGAGCAAATTTTTTGATTTCAGGATTGATTACGATAGATTAAGATAA
- the serS gene encoding serine--tRNA ligase, whose protein sequence is MINLKLLETNYDEFVSKLRGKKIKEEVLSELLATFNELKTKRQNLESLQAIQNAKSKELGIKARNGEDVSALKEELNSNKVAMNEAEKVVRELDEKLDGIASGVPNITDDDVPFGKDEDDNVELKKVLEPRKFDFEPKEHYELGEKLGWLDFERGAKLAGSRFTVLKGDGAKLSRALVNYMIDFNMSRGFELVNVPFLVNSRTLYGTGQLPKFEEDLYKIRDEDLYLIPTSEVPVTNLYNDEIIDAGNLPVKMTCYSACFRQEAGSAGKDTRGMIRQHQFEKVELVSITAPDQSEKVFEDMVACASDLLTSLGLPHRHLLLCSGDLGFSAAKTIDLEVWLPGQNRYREISSVSNTRDFQARRAKIRFKDGKKNTLVHTLNGSSLAVGRTLIAIMENYQKSDGTIEIPEVLKRYM, encoded by the coding sequence ATGATAAATTTAAAACTGCTTGAAACAAACTACGATGAATTCGTATCAAAACTACGAGGGAAAAAGATAAAAGAAGAGGTTCTAAGCGAACTTTTAGCGACTTTTAACGAACTTAAAACAAAACGCCAAAATTTAGAAAGCCTTCAAGCTATCCAAAACGCTAAAAGCAAGGAGCTTGGCATAAAGGCAAGAAACGGCGAAGACGTAAGCGCGCTTAAAGAGGAGCTAAATTCAAATAAAGTCGCGATGAATGAAGCCGAAAAAGTAGTTCGCGAGCTTGACGAAAAGCTTGACGGCATAGCTTCGGGCGTGCCAAATATCACCGATGACGATGTGCCTTTTGGAAAAGACGAGGATGATAATGTCGAGCTTAAAAAAGTGCTTGAGCCGCGCAAATTTGACTTTGAGCCAAAGGAGCACTACGAGCTTGGCGAGAAGCTTGGCTGGCTTGATTTCGAGCGCGGAGCAAAGCTTGCGGGAAGCCGCTTTACGGTGCTAAAAGGAGACGGTGCAAAGCTTAGCAGAGCGCTTGTTAATTATATGATTGATTTTAATATGTCTCGCGGATTTGAGCTGGTAAATGTGCCGTTTTTAGTAAATTCTCGCACGCTTTACGGCACGGGACAGCTGCCAAAATTTGAAGAAGATCTTTATAAAATTCGCGACGAAGATCTATATCTAATCCCAACCAGCGAAGTTCCCGTTACAAATTTATATAACGACGAAATCATCGATGCCGGCAACTTACCTGTAAAGATGACTTGCTACTCGGCTTGCTTTCGCCAAGAAGCGGGCTCTGCTGGCAAAGATACGCGTGGCATGATACGCCAGCACCAGTTTGAAAAAGTAGAACTTGTAAGCATAACCGCGCCTGATCAAAGCGAAAAAGTATTTGAGGACATGGTGGCGTGTGCTAGCGACCTGCTTACTTCGCTTGGCTTGCCACACCGACATCTGCTTCTTTGCAGCGGAGATCTTGGATTTAGTGCGGCAAAAACCATCGACCTTGAAGTTTGGTTACCTGGGCAAAATAGATACCGAGAGATAAGCTCGGTTTCAAACACTCGCGATTTCCAAGCAAGAAGAGCTAAAATTCGCTTTAAAGACGGTAAGAAAAACACACTCGTTCACACGCTTAACGGCTCAAGCCTAGCCGTAGGCAGAACACTCATAGCCATCATGGAAAACTACCAAAAAAGCGACGGCACAATCGAAATTCCGGAAGTTCTTAAAAGGTATATGTAG
- the trpS gene encoding tryptophan--tRNA ligase translates to MRVLTGLQPSGKLHLGNYFASIKQMVDAQDSSDMFMFIANYHAMTSVSEASRLKQNTFEAACAFLALGIDPNKSVFWVQSDVKEVLELYWVLSQYTPMGLLERAHSYKDKTAKGISANHGLFSYPVLMAADILLFSANVVPVGKDQIQHVEIARDIAIKFNNEHGEIFTLPESKVDENVATVPGTDGAKMSKSYGNTIDIFSDTKALKKQIGSITTSSEPLEAPKQWQTCNVYNIAKLFLNQSGQKALQERYERGGEGHGHFKMYLNELVWEYFASARQKYEYYLSHEDEVNEILLAGAKKAREVALPLIERVREATGIYR, encoded by the coding sequence TTGAGAGTATTAACGGGACTTCAGCCCTCGGGCAAGCTGCATCTTGGCAACTATTTCGCATCGATAAAGCAAATGGTTGATGCGCAAGATAGTAGCGATATGTTTATGTTCATCGCAAACTACCACGCCATGACTTCGGTTAGCGAGGCGAGCAGACTTAAGCAAAATACCTTTGAAGCGGCATGTGCGTTTCTTGCGCTTGGTATTGATCCAAACAAAAGCGTGTTTTGGGTGCAAAGCGACGTAAAAGAGGTGCTTGAGCTATACTGGGTGCTAAGTCAATACACTCCGATGGGACTGCTTGAACGCGCTCACAGCTACAAAGACAAAACAGCAAAAGGCATAAGCGCAAATCACGGGCTTTTTAGCTATCCCGTGCTTATGGCTGCCGATATCTTGCTATTTAGCGCAAACGTCGTTCCTGTAGGCAAAGATCAAATTCAGCACGTTGAGATAGCTCGCGACATAGCTATTAAATTTAACAACGAACATGGAGAAATTTTTACTCTACCCGAAAGCAAAGTCGATGAAAACGTCGCAACCGTGCCGGGAACTGACGGAGCTAAGATGAGTAAGAGCTACGGAAATACAATAGACATCTTTAGCGATACCAAAGCGCTTAAAAAGCAAATCGGCTCTATAACAACCTCGTCTGAACCGCTTGAAGCCCCTAAGCAGTGGCAAACCTGTAATGTATATAACATAGCAAAGCTGTTTTTAAACCAAAGCGGACAAAAAGCGCTGCAAGAGCGTTACGAGCGCGGCGGTGAAGGACATGGACACTTTAAAATGTATCTAAACGAACTGGTGTGGGAGTATTTCGCTTCAGCAAGGCAAAAATACGAATACTACTTAAGTCACGAAGACGAAGTAAATGAGATATTGTTGGCGGGCGCAAAAAAGGCTCGCGAAGTAGCGCTTCCGCTCATTGAAAGAGTGCGTGAAGCGACGGGAATTTATAGATAG